CGCATCGTGCGCGGTTTAACGGTGCTTCAATTATTACAAATGGTATTTTCAGTACCCCGCTGGGCGATATTACAGTGGACACTGATATTGCTGGCAAGCTCCTTGATGAGGATATTTTTTTCGAGATTAAAGAAGCACATCAGTATGAACATTCGCTTGAGGTTCAACTGCCTTTTTTACAGGTTGTTTTAAATGATTTTGTATTAGTACCGATAGTTATCGGTACCATTGATTTAGAAATATGCAGGCAGATAGGTAAAAAGTTAGCTCAAGTACTTCAGGATGAAAAGCGAAATTACAGTATTATACTATCAACTGACCTTTCACATTACTATCACTATGATATTGCCAGAAAAATTGACACTACGTTTATAGAATCATTAAAAAAATTTGACGAAGACTATCTTTATGAAATGCTTCAAAGTGACAAAGCGCAAGCCTGCGGTGAAGGCCCTGTTTTGGCTGGGATGGTAGCTTCAAAACAATTGGGTGCCAGAAGGGTTGAAATTTTACATTACGCAAATTCAGGCGACACAGCAGGACCAAAAAATGAGGTTGTGGGATATTTAGCTGCTGCTTTTGTTAAATGAGGAGGAGATATGGTACAGTTGAATGATGAGCAAAAGAAGAAATTACTTGTGCTTGCACGGCGTACAATTGAAGAATATTTACAAAAACGTACATTGCCAAAAGTTGATTATAACAACGATTTTTCAGATGAAGTATTTAAACAAAAATGTGGTGCATTTGTAACACTGCATAAACATGGAGCATTACGTGGCTGTATTGGTTATGTGAAAGGGATTAAAACCATACCCGAAGCTGTTGTTGATATGGCAAAAGCTTCTGCATTTGAGGATCCGCGTTTTGAACCTTTACGAAAAGATGAGCTTGATGATATAGATATTGAGATTTCAGTTTTAACACCTGTAGAGCCTGTTAAAGATATAGGGGAGATAGTTATCTGTAGAGATGGCCTGATAATAAGTAATGGATTCAGGGCGGGATTACTTTTACCACAGGTTGCAACAGAGTATGGATGGGATGTTAAAACGTTTTTAGAGCATACATGCTATAAAGCAGGATTGCCTGCTGATGCGTGGAAATGGGAAAATACAAAAATAGAGAAATTTTCAGCAATAGTTTTTGGCGAAAAGGAATTAAACATACGATAATGAGT
This Spirochaetota bacterium DNA region includes the following protein-coding sequences:
- the amrB gene encoding AmmeMemoRadiSam system protein B, producing MFQRKPGFAGSFYPASPEKLKNEIINYLSKASVKKLEHPVAFIVPHAGYIYSGPVAAYSYAGLKENPVDVVIVLAPSHRARFNGASIITNGIFSTPLGDITVDTDIAGKLLDEDIFFEIKEAHQYEHSLEVQLPFLQVVLNDFVLVPIVIGTIDLEICRQIGKKLAQVLQDEKRNYSIILSTDLSHYYHYDIARKIDTTFIESLKKFDEDYLYEMLQSDKAQACGEGPVLAGMVASKQLGARRVEILHYANSGDTAGPKNEVVGYLAAAFVK
- the amrA gene encoding AmmeMemoRadiSam system protein A — encoded protein: MVQLNDEQKKKLLVLARRTIEEYLQKRTLPKVDYNNDFSDEVFKQKCGAFVTLHKHGALRGCIGYVKGIKTIPEAVVDMAKASAFEDPRFEPLRKDELDDIDIEISVLTPVEPVKDIGEIVICRDGLIISNGFRAGLLLPQVATEYGWDVKTFLEHTCYKAGLPADAWKWENTKIEKFSAIVFGEKELNIR